The following are from one region of the Canis lupus baileyi chromosome 25, mCanLup2.hap1, whole genome shotgun sequence genome:
- the KLRG1 gene encoding killer cell lectin-like receptor subfamily G member 1 isoform X2 translates to MIDNDIYSVWQWSTEPQAQNDYRPQPKVSSGRSPLSRHVAIALGFLNTILVCFLLVQWILCQGSKCNTCTSCYSCPDLWMRYGNHCYYFSVEKKDWNSSLEFCLAEDSHLLMFTDNQEMSLLKNFLRKDYYWIGLRNSSGWRWEDGSALNHSSILSNSLIQKCGTFSEAGLRASSCEVLLPWVCKRVRR, encoded by the exons ATGATTGACAATGATATTTATTCTGTATGGCAGTGGTCTACTGAACCCCAAGCCCAGAATGACTACAGACCACAGCCAAAAG TTTCTTCTGGCAGGTCCCCTCTCTCACGCCATGTGGCAATAGCTTTGGGATTTCTGAACACTATTCTTGTGTGTTTCCTGCTTGTTCAGTGGATTCTCTGCCAGG GTTCCAAGTGCAACACGTGTACCAGTTGTTATAGTTGCCCTGACCTCTGGATGAGGTATGGTAACCATTGTTATTACTTCTCAGTGgagaaaaaagactggaattCTAGTCTGGAATTCTGCTTAGCTGAAGACTCACATCTCCTTATGTTCACAGACAACCAAGAAATG AGCCTGCTTAAAAATTTCCTCAGAAAGGACTACTACTGGATTGGTCTCAGGAACAGTTCTGGTTGGAGGTGGGAAGATGGATCAGCCTTAAACCACTCAAG TATTCTCTCAAACAGCTTGATACAGAAGTGTGGTACCTTCAGCGAAGCTGGTCTCCGAGCCTCTAGCTGTGAAGTTCTTTTGCCGTGGGTCTGCAAGAGGGTCAGACGTTGA
- the KLRG1 gene encoding killer cell lectin-like receptor subfamily G member 1 isoform X3 has protein sequence MIDNDIYSVWQWSTEPQAQNDYRPQPKGSKCNTCTSCYSCPDLWMRYGNHCYYFSVEKKDWNSSLEFCLAEDSHLLMFTDNQEMSLLKNFLRKDYYWIGLRNSSGWRWEDGSALNHSSILSNSLIQKCGTFSEAGLRASSCEVLLPWVCKRVRR, from the exons ATGATTGACAATGATATTTATTCTGTATGGCAGTGGTCTACTGAACCCCAAGCCCAGAATGACTACAGACCACAGCCAAAAG GTTCCAAGTGCAACACGTGTACCAGTTGTTATAGTTGCCCTGACCTCTGGATGAGGTATGGTAACCATTGTTATTACTTCTCAGTGgagaaaaaagactggaattCTAGTCTGGAATTCTGCTTAGCTGAAGACTCACATCTCCTTATGTTCACAGACAACCAAGAAATG AGCCTGCTTAAAAATTTCCTCAGAAAGGACTACTACTGGATTGGTCTCAGGAACAGTTCTGGTTGGAGGTGGGAAGATGGATCAGCCTTAAACCACTCAAG TATTCTCTCAAACAGCTTGATACAGAAGTGTGGTACCTTCAGCGAAGCTGGTCTCCGAGCCTCTAGCTGTGAAGTTCTTTTGCCGTGGGTCTGCAAGAGGGTCAGACGTTGA
- the KLRG1 gene encoding killer cell lectin-like receptor subfamily G member 1 isoform X1 — protein MVRRPLQPNGGVLTRYQPCQQLHLELPVSRNWSTEPQAQNDYRPQPKVSSGRSPLSRHVAIALGFLNTILVCFLLVQWILCQGSKCNTCTSCYSCPDLWMRYGNHCYYFSVEKKDWNSSLEFCLAEDSHLLMFTDNQEMSLLKNFLRKDYYWIGLRNSSGWRWEDGSALNHSSILSNSLIQKCGTFSEAGLRASSCEVLLPWVCKRVRR, from the exons ATGGTGAGAAGGCCACTGCAGCCCAACGGAGGAGTTCTCACCAGATACCAACCCTGCCAGCAGCTTCATCTTGAACTTCCAGTGTCCAGAAAT TGGTCTACTGAACCCCAAGCCCAGAATGACTACAGACCACAGCCAAAAG TTTCTTCTGGCAGGTCCCCTCTCTCACGCCATGTGGCAATAGCTTTGGGATTTCTGAACACTATTCTTGTGTGTTTCCTGCTTGTTCAGTGGATTCTCTGCCAGG GTTCCAAGTGCAACACGTGTACCAGTTGTTATAGTTGCCCTGACCTCTGGATGAGGTATGGTAACCATTGTTATTACTTCTCAGTGgagaaaaaagactggaattCTAGTCTGGAATTCTGCTTAGCTGAAGACTCACATCTCCTTATGTTCACAGACAACCAAGAAATG AGCCTGCTTAAAAATTTCCTCAGAAAGGACTACTACTGGATTGGTCTCAGGAACAGTTCTGGTTGGAGGTGGGAAGATGGATCAGCCTTAAACCACTCAAG TATTCTCTCAAACAGCTTGATACAGAAGTGTGGTACCTTCAGCGAAGCTGGTCTCCGAGCCTCTAGCTGTGAAGTTCTTTTGCCGTGGGTCTGCAAGAGGGTCAGACGTTGA
- the KLRG1 gene encoding killer cell lectin-like receptor subfamily G member 1 isoform X4, which yields MRYGNHCYYFSVEKKDWNSSLEFCLAEDSHLLMFTDNQEMSLLKNFLRKDYYWIGLRNSSGWRWEDGSALNHSSILSNSLIQKCGTFSEAGLRASSCEVLLPWVCKRVRR from the exons ATGAGGTATGGTAACCATTGTTATTACTTCTCAGTGgagaaaaaagactggaattCTAGTCTGGAATTCTGCTTAGCTGAAGACTCACATCTCCTTATGTTCACAGACAACCAAGAAATG AGCCTGCTTAAAAATTTCCTCAGAAAGGACTACTACTGGATTGGTCTCAGGAACAGTTCTGGTTGGAGGTGGGAAGATGGATCAGCCTTAAACCACTCAAG TATTCTCTCAAACAGCTTGATACAGAAGTGTGGTACCTTCAGCGAAGCTGGTCTCCGAGCCTCTAGCTGTGAAGTTCTTTTGCCGTGGGTCTGCAAGAGGGTCAGACGTTGA